GCCTTGTTGGCCCAGGCCAGCAAGCCGGGGATGTTGACGTGCTTGAGCGCCTCCTCGCGCGTGGACTCGATGCTCGTGGGAGGAATGACGGCCACGGTCGGCGTCGCGCGACCCGCCTCAGCGGAGAGCTCCCGCATCGTGGAGATGCGCTTGTCGAGGGTTCCCATCGAGATGCGTCCGGGCATCCAGCCATCGGCGTATTCGACGGCGAGACGCGCCGAGCGGGGCGTTGCACCGCAGTACCAGAACGGGATCCGCCCGCCGACCGGCTTGGGCTCGATCGTGACGTTCTCGAAGGAGAAAATGCCATCGTCGTAGGTGACGTCGTTCTCGGTGAACACCCGCTTGAGGATCTCGGCGTTCGACTTCACCATCTCCACGCGATCGAGGTCACCCCAACCGATGGCCTCGAACTCGTGATCGAAGGTGCCCGCACCGAAGCCCAGAATGAGTCGGTCCCCGACAAGTTGGGTCATGGTGCCGGCCATCA
This genomic window from Phycisphaeraceae bacterium contains:
- a CDS encoding LLM class flavin-dependent oxidoreductase, with the translated sequence MKFGLLLPHFGEHASKDKLLEGSILAEKMGFDSVWVRDHLVFEPHGEMEKPNRTFYDAMTTLTAIGAVTEKIELGTGSLIPFRHPLLTALMAGTMTQLVGDRLILGFGAGTFDHEFEAIGWGDLDRVEMVKSNAEILKRVFTENDVTYDDGIFSFENVTIEPKPVGGRIPFWYCGATPRSARLAVEYADGWMPGRISMGTLDKRISTMRELSAEAGRATPTVAVIPPTSIESTREEALKHVNIPGLLAWANKAKFAVKPPSGTFETVEDLEGQLIVGNPEQAVEELKKFEALGVEHLVFDFRFKFDRYFEQIELLGTEVIPKM